One window from the genome of Carcharodon carcharias isolate sCarCar2 chromosome 9, sCarCar2.pri, whole genome shotgun sequence encodes:
- the il19l gene encoding interleukin 19 like has protein sequence MKGLGTLFSLVVFVCQSNLSQAKRLHFGRCSLTANLPEIQRAFSDIRQGIQAEDIIDDVRILTKSTLHGIQAEESCCFLRHMLRFYVETVFKHHAPSSSLIERRTNILANSFLSIKRDLRQCHADMKCHCGENSRTKIQNIQNTFENLAVRAAAVKAIGEINILIEWMEQSHQN, from the exons ATGAAAGGTCTCGGTACTCTCTTCTCCCTGGTTGTTTTCGTCTGTCAGTCTAACCTTTCTCAGGCCAAGAGACTGCATTTTGGTCGATGCTCACTGACCGCTAACTTGCCCGAAATCCAACGGGCATTCTCAGATATCAGACAGGGAATA cAAGCGGAAGATATAATTGATGATGTGAGGATTCTAACCAAATCTACCTTACATGGCATTCAG GCAGAGGAGAGCTGCTGTTTTCTGCGCCACATGTTGAGGTTCTATGTGGAGACTGTCTTCAAACATCACGCTCCATCCAGCTCCCTTATCGAGAGGAGGACGAACATCCTGGCCAACTCCTTCCTCAGCATCAAGCGAGATCTGCGCCAATGT CATGCAGATATGAAGTGCCACTGCGGAGAAAATTCCAGAACTAAGATACAGAACATTCAAAATACCTTTGAAAAT TTGGCTGTAAGGGCAGCTGCTGTTAAAGCCATTGGTGAAATTAATATTCTCATAGAATGGATGGAACAATCTCACCAGAACTAA